One Methylobacterium sp. AMS5 genomic region harbors:
- a CDS encoding response regulator transcription factor: MSPTVLIIDDEPPIRKLLRMGLATQGYAILEAPNAVTALEVLGRHSPDLVILDLGLPDMRGHDLLRAIRASHPGLPVVVLSSRDDEGGKVEALDLGADDYVTKPFGMAELLARLRAALRHQLAARGERPVFRVDGLSVDLVRRIVKVDDVEVKLTPREYAFLRIMVLHAGKVLTHAQLMHEVSVSSDPQYLRVYMRQLRQKLEADPERPRILLTETGVGYRLRAPDDEPNLKLRAANDAKPAVTEAGP, translated from the coding sequence ATGAGCCCGACCGTCCTGATCATCGACGACGAGCCGCCGATCCGCAAGCTGCTGCGCATGGGGCTCGCCACTCAGGGCTACGCTATCCTGGAAGCGCCCAACGCCGTCACCGCGCTGGAGGTGCTCGGCCGCCACAGCCCGGACCTCGTCATCCTCGATCTGGGGCTTCCCGACATGCGCGGGCACGACCTGCTCCGCGCGATCCGGGCGAGCCACCCCGGCCTGCCGGTGGTGGTGCTGTCGAGCCGGGACGACGAGGGCGGTAAGGTCGAGGCGCTCGATCTCGGCGCCGACGACTACGTCACCAAGCCCTTCGGCATGGCGGAGCTGCTCGCGCGCCTCCGTGCTGCGTTGCGCCACCAACTGGCCGCTCGCGGCGAGCGCCCGGTCTTCCGGGTCGACGGGCTCTCGGTCGACCTCGTCCGGCGCATCGTGAAGGTCGATGACGTCGAGGTGAAGCTGACCCCGCGCGAGTACGCATTCCTGCGCATCATGGTGCTGCACGCCGGCAAGGTGCTCACGCACGCCCAGCTCATGCACGAGGTCTCGGTCTCGTCGGACCCACAGTATCTGCGCGTCTACATGCGCCAGCTCCGGCAGAAGCTGGAGGCCGATCCGGAGCGGCCGCGCATCCTTCTCACCGAGACCGGCGTCGGCTATCGCCTGCGGGCACCCGACGATGAACCGAACCTCAAGCTGCGCGCGGCGAACGACGCCAAACCGGCGGTAACGGAGGCGGGCCCTTGA
- a CDS encoding sensor histidine kinase KdpD translates to MPGTGRDPNRPSPDALLQAARREERTRGRLKVFLGAAPGVGKTYEMLTIGRAKLKAGADVVVGVVETHGRAETEALLDGFETIPRRAVPYHGTVLEEMDLDALLARRPALALVDELAHTNAPGSRHPKRYQDVEELLDAGIDVLTTLNIQHVESLNDVVASITRIRVRETVPDSILDRADDIEVVDLNPDDLIERLKAGKVYVPANAERALKHYFSRGNLTALRELALRRTADRVDDELLSHMRANAIPGPWAAGERVLVCVSEDPRSAGLVRYAKRLADRLHAPWTALVVEGPRAASLSEAARDGVAEALRLADRLGGDAVTLPGGRRVADDILAYARSANVNHIVVGKATRSWAFELVNGSVVHDLVRRSGNISVHVVPGEDAPTEMASRRAVATAAPPATFDARSYALALLVTGAGLGLALLLEPSTGVENADLMLLTAVVAVAVRWGLGPSLAAVVAASLSYNFFFLPPVYTFTIADPTNIAAFLLFTLVAVLVSNLAARARLSAVVSQGRAKATERLFGFSRKLAACGTLDDVLWATSAQVAAMLRVRVVLLLPDDKALAVRAGYPPEDMLDEADLAAAQWAFDNERPTGRGADTLPGAKRLFLPMRTGRGTIGVIGLDADGTGPILTPEGRRLLDALADMGALALERVRLVEDLDRAERAAETDRLARALLTSISHDLRTPLASVLGAASTLRDLDGALPIEAKAELLTTIIEESERLNRFIVNLLDMTRLEAGAVTPNLALQDVAETIDTALRRTQKILAGHRLAVAIAPDLPTLRLDPVLFEQVLVNLLDNAAKYAPEDSTVTVRARRDGRTVRIEVLDEGFGLPEADVERVFDKFYRVRKSDRVRAGTGLGLAISRGFVEAMGGTVTAGNRRDRLGAAFTVTLPVPARTTPRDIAA, encoded by the coding sequence ATGCCCGGGACCGGCCGCGACCCGAACCGCCCCTCGCCCGACGCGCTGCTCCAAGCGGCCCGCCGGGAAGAGCGGACGCGCGGCCGTCTCAAGGTCTTTCTTGGCGCCGCTCCCGGCGTCGGCAAGACCTACGAGATGCTCACCATCGGGCGTGCCAAGCTCAAGGCCGGCGCCGATGTCGTGGTCGGCGTGGTCGAGACCCATGGCCGGGCCGAGACCGAGGCTTTGCTCGACGGCTTCGAGACCATCCCGCGACGGGCCGTGCCCTACCATGGCACCGTGCTGGAGGAGATGGACCTCGACGCGCTGCTGGCGCGCCGCCCGGCCCTGGCGCTGGTCGACGAACTCGCCCACACCAACGCGCCCGGCTCGCGCCACCCCAAACGCTACCAGGACGTGGAGGAGTTGCTCGACGCCGGCATCGATGTCCTGACGACGCTGAACATCCAGCACGTCGAGAGCCTCAACGATGTCGTGGCCTCCATCACCCGCATCCGCGTGCGCGAAACCGTGCCGGACAGCATCCTCGACCGGGCCGACGACATCGAGGTGGTCGACCTCAACCCGGACGATCTGATCGAGCGCCTGAAGGCGGGCAAGGTTTACGTGCCGGCGAACGCCGAGCGGGCACTCAAGCACTACTTCTCGCGCGGCAATCTGACGGCCCTGCGGGAGCTCGCCCTGCGTCGGACGGCCGACCGGGTCGATGACGAGCTCCTGAGCCACATGCGGGCCAATGCGATCCCCGGCCCCTGGGCGGCGGGCGAGCGCGTGCTCGTCTGCGTGAGTGAGGATCCGCGCTCGGCAGGCCTCGTGCGCTACGCCAAGCGGCTGGCTGACCGCCTCCACGCCCCCTGGACCGCCCTGGTGGTCGAGGGACCGCGCGCCGCCTCCCTCAGTGAGGCCGCGCGCGACGGGGTGGCCGAGGCCTTGCGGCTCGCCGACCGGCTCGGTGGCGACGCCGTCACCCTGCCGGGCGGCCGGCGCGTCGCCGACGACATCCTCGCCTACGCACGCTCCGCCAATGTGAACCACATCGTGGTGGGCAAGGCGACGCGCTCCTGGGCCTTCGAACTCGTGAACGGCTCGGTGGTGCACGACCTCGTCCGCCGCAGCGGCAACATCAGCGTCCACGTGGTACCGGGCGAGGACGCGCCGACCGAGATGGCGTCCCGGCGCGCGGTCGCCACCGCCGCTCCGCCCGCCACCTTCGACGCCCGGTCCTACGCCCTGGCGCTGCTCGTCACCGGTGCCGGACTCGGGCTCGCTTTGCTGCTGGAGCCGTCTACGGGCGTCGAGAACGCCGACCTCATGCTGCTGACCGCCGTCGTGGCGGTCGCCGTGCGCTGGGGCCTGGGGCCCTCGCTCGCCGCGGTGGTGGCGGCCTCGCTGTCGTACAACTTCTTCTTCCTGCCGCCGGTCTACACCTTCACCATCGCCGACCCGACCAACATCGCGGCCTTTCTGCTCTTCACCCTGGTGGCGGTGCTGGTCTCGAACCTCGCCGCCCGTGCCCGCCTGAGCGCCGTGGTCAGCCAGGGCCGCGCGAAGGCCACGGAGCGGCTCTTCGGGTTCTCGCGCAAGCTCGCGGCCTGCGGGACCCTCGACGACGTGCTCTGGGCGACCTCCGCGCAGGTCGCGGCCATGCTGAGGGTACGCGTCGTCCTTCTCCTGCCGGATGATAAGGCCCTCGCCGTCCGTGCCGGCTACCCGCCGGAGGACATGCTGGACGAGGCCGACCTGGCGGCGGCGCAGTGGGCCTTCGACAACGAGCGCCCGACCGGGCGCGGCGCCGACACCCTGCCCGGGGCCAAGCGCCTGTTCCTGCCGATGCGCACCGGGCGCGGCACCATCGGGGTGATCGGCCTCGATGCGGACGGCACGGGCCCGATCCTGACGCCTGAAGGCCGGCGCCTTCTCGACGCACTCGCCGATATGGGCGCGCTCGCCCTCGAGCGGGTGCGCCTCGTCGAGGATCTCGACCGGGCCGAGCGTGCCGCCGAGACCGATCGCCTCGCCCGAGCGCTGCTGACCTCGATCAGCCACGATCTGCGGACGCCGCTCGCCTCCGTGCTCGGAGCCGCCAGCACATTGCGGGACCTCGACGGCGCCCTCCCCATCGAGGCCAAGGCGGAGTTGTTGACGACCATCATCGAGGAATCGGAGCGGTTGAACCGCTTCATCGTGAACCTGCTCGACATGACGCGGCTGGAGGCCGGGGCCGTGACGCCGAACCTGGCGCTCCAGGATGTCGCCGAGACCATCGACACCGCCCTGCGGCGGACCCAGAAGATCCTTGCCGGCCACCGGCTTGCGGTCGCGATCGCACCCGACCTGCCGACCCTGAGGCTCGATCCGGTCCTGTTCGAGCAGGTGCTGGTCAACCTGCTCGACAACGCCGCGAAGTACGCGCCCGAGGACTCGACCGTTACGGTGCGCGCCCGGCGGGACGGGCGCACCGTGCGCATCGAGGTTCTGGACGAGGGGTTCGGGCTCCCGGAGGCGGATGTCGAGCGCGTGTTCGACAAGTTCTACCGCGTCCGGAAGAGCGACCGGGTACGGGCCGGGACCGGGCTCGGCCTCGCCATCTCGCGCGGCTTCGTCGAGGCCATGGGGGGTACGGTCACCGCCGGCAACCGCCGGGACCGGTTGGGGGCCGCCTTCACCGTGACGCTCCCGGTTCCCGCCCGGACCACGCCAAGGGATATCGCCGCATGA
- a CDS encoding K(+)-transporting ATPase subunit F: protein MTLDLALGALVTTGLLVYLTYALVRPERF, encoded by the coding sequence ATGACCCTCGACCTCGCCCTCGGCGCCCTCGTGACCACCGGGCTCCTCGTCTACCTCACCTACGCCCTCGTCCGCCCCGAGCGGTTCTGA
- a CDS encoding alpha/beta hydrolase, producing the protein MAAADAVLWRDLDRAALTRAYDNSGAVRDSAALVAGWRSRSAAFREGKAGQTLAYGPGPRQAVDLYRCGTAGAPCLAFVHGGYWQRNAREDFTCMAEGPLALGLDVALVGYTLAPEARLTRIAGEIGAALRLLRRTIGPSRLVVAGWSAGGHLATLMTTLAADTVDAALAVSGLFDLEPIAGTALNDALHLTQAEVAELSPIRRLALGGPPVSVIYGEAELPELRRQSEDYHAARRALGLDGDLHTVPGADHFRVLDALIAPDGRIAREAARLAGLGHA; encoded by the coding sequence ATGGCCGCGGCCGACGCCGTGCTCTGGCGCGACCTCGACCGCGCCGCGCTCACCCGAGCCTACGACAATTCCGGGGCGGTCCGGGACAGTGCCGCCCTCGTGGCGGGCTGGCGCTCCCGCAGCGCCGCCTTCCGCGAGGGCAAGGCGGGACAGACCTTGGCCTACGGCCCCGGCCCGCGGCAGGCCGTCGATCTCTACCGCTGCGGCACGGCGGGGGCGCCCTGCCTCGCCTTCGTTCATGGCGGCTACTGGCAGCGCAACGCCCGCGAGGATTTCACCTGCATGGCCGAGGGTCCTCTCGCCCTCGGCCTCGACGTGGCGCTGGTTGGCTACACGCTGGCGCCGGAGGCGAGGCTCACCCGGATCGCAGGGGAGATCGGAGCCGCGCTGCGCCTGCTGCGGCGGACGATCGGACCCTCGCGCCTCGTCGTCGCGGGCTGGTCGGCCGGCGGCCATCTCGCGACCCTGATGACGACCCTTGCGGCCGACACGGTCGATGCCGCCCTGGCGGTGAGCGGGCTCTTCGATCTCGAACCGATCGCTGGGACCGCGCTCAACGATGCGTTGCACCTCACGCAAGCCGAGGTGGCCGAGCTCTCGCCCATCCGCCGCCTCGCCCTGGGCGGGCCGCCCGTCTCGGTGATCTATGGCGAGGCCGAACTGCCCGAGTTGCGCCGCCAGTCCGAGGATTACCACGCCGCTCGCCGGGCGCTGGGCCTCGACGGCGATCTCCACACCGTGCCGGGAGCCGACCATTTCCGGGTGCTCGACGCCCTGATCGCGCCCGACGGGCGCATCGCCCGTGAAGCCGCCCGCCTCGCGGGCCTGGGACATGCATGA
- a CDS encoding K(+)-transporting ATPase subunit C, which translates to MLNQLRPALVLLVALTAVTGLAYPLAVTGVAGALFPAKAAGSLIERDGTIVGSSLIGQSFTGEGYFHGRPSATTAADPADASRTVSAPYNAANSAGSNLGPTSAALAERVKGDLDARRAENPGRPVPVDLVTTSGSGLDPDVSPEAALFQVPRIARARNLPEDRLRELVASQVQGRTLGLLGEPRVNVLALNLLLDDLAKR; encoded by the coding sequence ATGTTGAATCAGCTTCGTCCCGCCCTTGTCCTGCTCGTCGCGCTGACGGCGGTTACGGGCCTCGCCTACCCCCTCGCCGTCACCGGCGTCGCCGGGGCGCTCTTCCCGGCCAAGGCCGCAGGAAGCTTGATCGAGCGCGACGGCACGATCGTCGGTTCCAGCCTGATCGGCCAGAGCTTCACCGGCGAGGGCTACTTCCATGGCCGGCCCTCGGCCACCACCGCGGCCGATCCGGCGGACGCCTCCAGGACCGTGTCGGCCCCTTACAACGCGGCCAACTCCGCCGGCTCGAATCTCGGGCCCACGAGCGCGGCGCTGGCCGAGCGCGTGAAGGGTGACCTCGACGCGCGGAGGGCCGAGAACCCAGGTCGGCCGGTGCCGGTCGATCTCGTCACCACGAGCGGCTCGGGCCTCGACCCCGACGTCTCGCCCGAGGCGGCCCTGTTCCAGGTGCCGCGCATCGCCCGAGCCCGCAACCTGCCCGAGGACAGGCTCCGCGAGCTCGTCGCCAGTCAGGTCCAGGGCCGCACCCTCGGACTGCTCGGTGAACCGCGCGTCAACGTGCTCGCCCTGAATCTTCTCCTGGACGACCTCGCCAAGCGCTAA
- the kdpB gene encoding potassium-transporting ATPase subunit KdpB has protein sequence MSRKTSSLFSAALVGPAFLGSVRKLDPRAMIRNPVMFVVEVVAALTTVLFVRDLVTGGSDLFFSGQIILWLWFTLIFANFAEALAEGRGKAQADSLRRTRTEMTAKRLTGQGRAYETVPGTSLKVGDVVLVEAGDLIPSDGEVIEGVASVNEAAITGESAPVIRESGGDRSAVTGGTQVLSDAIKVRITAAAGSTFVDRMIALVEGAARQKTPNEVALNILLAGLTIVFVFAVATIPSFASYAGGSIPVIVLVALFVTLIPTTIGALLSAIGIAGMDRLVRFNVLAMSGRAVEAAGDIDTLLLDKTGTITLGNRQATAFRPVRGVTEQDLADAAQLASLADETPEGRSIVVLAKETYGIRARDMAGLNATFVPFTAQSRMSGVDLEGSSIRKGAVEAVIASVSEPPLATRGSNAALAYRPAAETQGVAEIRAIAEEIAKAGGTPLAVAKDGRLLGVVDLKDIVKGGIRERFAELRRMGIRTVMITGDNPMTAAAIAAEAGVDDFLAQATPEDKLALIRREQAEGKLVAMCGDGTNDAPALAQADVGVAMNTGTVAAREAGNMVDLDSDPTKLIEIVGIGKQLLMTRGALTTFSIANDVAKYFAIIPAMFLTLYPQLQALNVMGLASPQSAILSAIIFNALVIVALIPLALRGVTYRPVGAASLLRRNLLIYGLGGVLVPFVAIKAIDLAVTALHLA, from the coding sequence ATGTCCCGCAAGACTTCATCGCTGTTCAGCGCCGCCCTCGTCGGGCCCGCTTTTCTCGGCTCCGTCAGGAAGCTCGACCCCCGCGCCATGATCCGCAACCCGGTCATGTTCGTGGTCGAGGTCGTGGCGGCCCTGACCACCGTGCTGTTCGTCCGTGACCTCGTCACCGGAGGCAGCGACCTGTTCTTCTCCGGCCAGATCATCCTCTGGCTGTGGTTCACCCTGATCTTCGCCAACTTCGCCGAGGCGCTCGCCGAGGGCCGCGGCAAGGCCCAGGCCGACAGCCTGCGGCGTACCCGCACCGAGATGACCGCCAAGCGGCTCACCGGCCAGGGCCGGGCCTACGAGACCGTCCCCGGCACGAGCCTCAAGGTCGGCGATGTGGTGCTCGTCGAGGCCGGCGACCTCATCCCCTCGGATGGCGAGGTCATCGAGGGGGTGGCCTCCGTGAACGAGGCGGCCATCACGGGCGAGTCGGCCCCGGTCATCCGCGAGTCGGGCGGTGACCGCTCGGCGGTGACGGGGGGCACGCAGGTGCTCTCGGACGCGATCAAGGTCCGCATCACGGCTGCGGCCGGCTCGACCTTCGTCGACCGCATGATCGCCCTCGTCGAGGGCGCCGCGCGCCAGAAGACCCCGAACGAGGTCGCGCTCAACATCCTGCTCGCCGGGCTGACCATCGTGTTCGTGTTCGCGGTGGCCACCATCCCGAGCTTTGCGAGCTATGCCGGCGGCTCGATCCCCGTGATCGTGCTGGTCGCGCTGTTCGTGACCCTGATCCCGACCACCATCGGCGCGCTCCTGTCCGCCATCGGCATCGCCGGCATGGACCGTCTGGTCCGCTTCAACGTGCTCGCCATGTCGGGCCGCGCCGTCGAAGCGGCCGGCGACATCGACACGCTGCTCCTCGACAAGACCGGCACGATCACGCTCGGCAACCGCCAGGCCACCGCGTTCCGCCCCGTCCGTGGCGTCACCGAACAGGATCTGGCCGACGCGGCGCAACTCGCCTCGCTGGCCGACGAGACGCCCGAAGGCCGCTCCATCGTCGTGCTCGCCAAGGAGACGTACGGCATTCGCGCCCGCGACATGGCCGGGTTGAACGCCACCTTCGTGCCCTTCACCGCGCAGTCCCGGATGTCGGGTGTGGACCTTGAAGGCTCGTCCATCCGCAAGGGCGCGGTCGAGGCCGTCATCGCCTCCGTCTCCGAGCCGCCACTGGCAACCCGCGGCTCCAATGCGGCGCTCGCCTACCGCCCGGCCGCCGAGACCCAGGGGGTGGCCGAGATCCGGGCCATCGCGGAGGAGATCGCCAAGGCCGGCGGCACGCCGCTCGCGGTGGCAAAGGACGGCCGCCTGCTCGGCGTCGTTGACCTGAAGGACATCGTGAAGGGCGGGATCCGCGAGCGCTTCGCGGAGCTGCGCCGCATGGGTATCCGCACGGTGATGATCACGGGCGACAATCCCATGACCGCCGCCGCCATCGCCGCGGAGGCGGGCGTGGACGACTTTCTCGCCCAGGCGACCCCCGAGGACAAGCTGGCGCTGATCCGGCGTGAGCAGGCCGAAGGCAAGCTCGTGGCGATGTGCGGCGACGGCACCAACGACGCGCCGGCGCTGGCTCAGGCCGATGTCGGGGTTGCCATGAACACCGGCACGGTCGCGGCGCGCGAGGCCGGCAACATGGTCGACCTCGATTCCGACCCGACGAAGCTCATCGAGATCGTCGGCATCGGCAAGCAGTTATTGATGACCCGCGGTGCCCTGACGACGTTCTCCATCGCCAACGACGTGGCCAAGTATTTCGCCATCATCCCGGCGATGTTCCTGACGCTCTACCCGCAGCTTCAAGCGCTCAACGTCATGGGGCTGGCCTCGCCGCAGAGCGCGATCCTCTCCGCCATCATCTTCAACGCCCTGGTCATCGTCGCGCTGATTCCGCTCGCCCTGCGCGGCGTGACCTACCGCCCGGTCGGCGCGGCCTCGCTCCTGCGGCGCAACCTGCTGATCTACGGCCTCGGCGGCGTCCTCGTGCCGTTCGTGGCCATCAAGGCCATCGACCTCGCCGTCACCGCCCTCCATCTCGCCTGA
- the kdpA gene encoding potassium-transporting ATPase subunit KdpA — protein sequence MTLNGWMQIALYGAVVLALVRPLGGYMTRVFNGERNLLSPVLAPVERGLLRISGIDARQEQTWLGYAGAMVLFNVAGFVLLYALLRLQALLPLNPAEQAAVAPDLAFNTATSFVTNTNWQSYSGETTLSYLSQMLGLTVQNFVSAASGMAVAVALIRGFARASTKTLGFFWVDMTRATLYVLLPLCSVLALFYVSQGMPQTLSPYVEATTLEGARQTIAVGPVASQVAIKMLGTNGGGFFNANAAHPFENPTALSNLLQMLSIFVIGAALTNVFGRMVGDERQGWAILTAMGLLFIAGVGVTYWAEASAHGVLSNLGLTGGNMEGKEVRFGIAASALFAVITTAASCGAVNAMHDSFTALGGLIPLLNMQLGEVIIGGVGAGLYGMLVFVVVAIFVAGLMVGRTPEYLGKKIEAREVKMAMLGILCLPLMMLGFTAFATVVPAGLAGPANAGPHGFSEILYAYTSAAANNGSAFGGLTANTLFYNTTLAIGMLVGRFFVKIPVLAIAGSLAAKKRVPASAGTFPTHGGLFVGLLVGVVLIIGGLTFFPSLALGPVVEHFAGAAGQTFATGG from the coding sequence ATGACACTCAACGGCTGGATGCAGATCGCGCTGTACGGCGCGGTCGTGCTGGCGCTCGTGCGGCCACTCGGCGGGTACATGACCCGCGTCTTCAACGGCGAGCGCAACCTCCTCTCTCCCGTGCTCGCGCCTGTCGAGCGCGGGCTCTTGCGCATCTCCGGCATCGACGCCCGTCAGGAGCAGACCTGGCTCGGCTACGCAGGGGCGATGGTCCTGTTCAACGTGGCCGGCTTTGTCCTGCTCTACGCCCTCCTGCGCCTGCAGGCGCTGTTGCCGCTGAACCCAGCCGAGCAGGCGGCGGTGGCGCCCGACCTCGCCTTCAACACCGCGACGAGCTTCGTCACCAACACCAACTGGCAGTCCTATAGTGGCGAGACCACGCTCTCGTACCTCAGCCAAATGCTCGGGCTCACGGTCCAGAACTTCGTCTCGGCGGCGTCGGGCATGGCGGTCGCCGTCGCGCTGATCCGCGGCTTCGCTCGGGCTTCGACAAAGACGCTGGGCTTCTTCTGGGTCGATATGACCCGTGCCACCCTCTACGTGCTGCTGCCGCTCTGCAGCGTGCTGGCCCTGTTCTACGTCTCCCAGGGCATGCCGCAGACGCTTTCGCCCTACGTCGAGGCGACGACGCTGGAGGGCGCGAGGCAGACCATCGCGGTCGGGCCGGTGGCGAGCCAGGTCGCGATCAAGATGCTGGGGACCAACGGCGGCGGCTTCTTCAACGCCAACGCCGCCCATCCTTTCGAGAACCCGACGGCGCTCTCGAACCTCCTGCAGATGCTCTCGATCTTCGTGATCGGCGCCGCGCTCACCAACGTCTTCGGCCGCATGGTCGGGGACGAGCGGCAAGGCTGGGCGATCCTCACCGCGATGGGCCTGCTCTTCATCGCCGGCGTCGGCGTGACCTACTGGGCCGAGGCCAGCGCCCACGGCGTCCTGTCCAACCTCGGACTGACCGGCGGCAACATGGAGGGCAAGGAGGTCCGCTTCGGCATCGCCGCCTCGGCGCTCTTCGCGGTGATCACGACGGCCGCCTCCTGCGGTGCGGTCAACGCCATGCATGACAGCTTTACCGCGCTGGGCGGGCTGATCCCGCTGCTCAACATGCAGCTCGGCGAAGTGATCATCGGCGGCGTCGGCGCGGGCCTCTACGGCATGCTGGTCTTCGTCGTGGTCGCGATCTTCGTGGCAGGCCTGATGGTCGGACGCACCCCCGAATATCTCGGCAAGAAGATCGAGGCGCGCGAGGTGAAGATGGCGATGCTCGGCATCCTCTGCCTGCCGCTGATGATGCTGGGCTTCACGGCTTTTGCCACGGTGGTGCCGGCCGGTCTCGCCGGGCCCGCGAATGCCGGCCCGCACGGCTTCTCGGAGATCCTCTACGCCTACACCTCGGCTGCCGCCAACAACGGCTCGGCCTTCGGCGGGCTGACGGCCAACACGCTGTTCTACAACACGACGCTGGCCATCGGCATGCTCGTCGGCCGCTTCTTCGTGAAGATCCCCGTTCTGGCCATCGCCGGCTCGCTCGCCGCCAAGAAGCGGGTCCCGGCCTCCGCCGGCACCTTCCCGACCCATGGCGGGCTGTTCGTCGGCCTCCTCGTCGGCGTGGTGCTGATCATCGGCGGCCTGACCTTCTTCCCTTCGCTGGCGCTCGGCCCGGTGGTCGAGCACTTTGCCGGGGCGGCCGGGCAGACCTTCGCGACCGGAGGCTGA
- a CDS encoding TAXI family TRAP transporter solute-binding subunit, which translates to MRRLGLPGGREAFLLLGLAILLVLGAVAAFHLTRPTTLTIAVAPNGGTEPALLRAYADELARRSLGIRLKVVSFAGVRESAEALKAGKADLAVVRPDVAMPGNGLTLAVLRKLAAFVAAPGASGTKGIPDLAGKRLGMLASRTADRTLLRELVAHYGFELLTDAPAGAVNNTAVVLVPLEEADVATALRDGRIDAMVLVTTPSSPAARRVVALVGEASDGGEVALIGVPDIAAVLARWPRLQPVTVPAALYGGNPRLPAEDVATVGSSYRLMARADLSRSVAAEVTQHLFEMRAALAEAVPAAEDVSHPDYEDTADATSARLPIHPGALDYYEREQETLIERYESWIYLVAILGGGLGSTAAWLRQRVGRQRRERIEVATVRLLELRSEARRETERERLEAMASEVDDLAASIARHALNRPTEPRTLGAATVAIDAARSTLKRALTGAGMPAG; encoded by the coding sequence GTGCGTCGGTTGGGGCTTCCGGGTGGCCGCGAGGCATTTCTCCTCCTCGGCCTGGCGATCCTGCTCGTGCTCGGAGCCGTCGCGGCGTTCCATCTCACGCGTCCCACGACCCTCACCATCGCGGTCGCCCCGAACGGCGGCACCGAGCCGGCGCTGCTGCGGGCCTATGCCGACGAGCTCGCCCGGCGCAGCCTCGGCATCCGGCTGAAGGTCGTATCCTTCGCCGGGGTGCGCGAGAGCGCGGAGGCGTTGAAGGCCGGCAAGGCCGACCTCGCGGTGGTTCGGCCGGACGTGGCGATGCCGGGCAACGGCCTGACCTTGGCGGTCTTGCGGAAGCTCGCCGCCTTCGTCGCCGCGCCAGGTGCCTCCGGCACCAAGGGTATCCCGGACCTTGCGGGCAAACGGCTGGGCATGCTGGCGAGCCGGACGGCCGACCGGACGCTGCTCCGCGAACTTGTCGCCCACTACGGGTTTGAACTCCTGACAGATGCTCCGGCCGGGGCCGTGAACAACACCGCCGTGGTGCTGGTCCCGCTTGAGGAGGCCGATGTCGCAACGGCGCTCCGCGACGGGCGCATCGACGCCATGGTTCTCGTGACGACGCCCAGCTCCCCGGCTGCCCGGCGGGTGGTCGCCCTGGTGGGCGAGGCGAGCGACGGCGGTGAAGTCGCGCTGATCGGGGTGCCCGATATCGCAGCGGTGCTGGCGCGGTGGCCGCGCCTGCAGCCGGTCACGGTGCCGGCCGCCCTGTACGGCGGCAATCCCCGCCTGCCGGCCGAGGACGTCGCGACCGTGGGCTCGTCCTACCGCCTGATGGCACGGGCCGACCTGTCGCGGAGCGTGGCCGCGGAGGTGACGCAGCACCTGTTCGAGATGCGCGCGGCCCTGGCTGAGGCGGTACCGGCCGCGGAGGACGTCAGCCACCCGGATTACGAGGACACGGCCGACGCGACCAGCGCCCGCCTGCCCATTCATCCGGGCGCCCTCGACTACTACGAGCGCGAGCAAGAAACCTTGATCGAGCGCTACGAGAGCTGGATCTACCTCGTGGCCATCCTGGGGGGCGGCTTGGGCTCCACGGCAGCGTGGCTCCGGCAGCGCGTCGGGCGCCAGCGCCGCGAGCGGATCGAGGTCGCCACCGTACGCCTGCTGGAACTGCGCTCCGAAGCCCGCCGCGAGACCGAGCGCGAGCGTCTGGAGGCGATGGCGAGCGAGGTGGACGATCTCGCGGCCAGTATCGCACGCCACGCCCTGAACAGGCCGACGGAACCGCGGACCCTGGGGGCCGCCACCGTCGCCATCGACGCGGCCCGCTCGACGCTCAAGCGGGCACTAACTGGTGCGGGTATGCCAGCCGGCTGA